A portion of the Glycine max cultivar Williams 82 chromosome 10, Glycine_max_v4.0, whole genome shotgun sequence genome contains these proteins:
- the LOC100786631 gene encoding Signal peptide peptidase-like 1-like translates to MMESLWKLLYLLEPAPVTLIITAVAVTFGAAFRALNYGKEMEHNRDLCEASITLDRSQALMIPVMSSFSLLLMFYLFSSVSQLLTAFTAVASASSLFFCLSPYVAYLKAQFGLADPFVSRCCSKSFTRLQAILLLVCSFTVAAWLVSGHWILNNLLGISICIAFVSHVRLPNIKICAMLLVCLFVYDIFWVFFSERFFGANVMVSVATQQASNPVHTVANSIGLPGLQLITKKLELPVKIVFPRNLLGGVVPGENAADFMMLGLGDMAIPGMLLALVLCFDYRKSRDTVNLLELHSSKGHKYIWYALPGYAIGLVTALAAGVLTHSPQPALLYLVPSTLGPVVVISWMKRELFELWEGNTPNLNDKDREIEV, encoded by the exons ATGATGGAATCCCTTTGGAAACTGTTGTACTTGCTAGAGCCTGCGCCTGTCACACTTATCATTACAGCTGTGGCTGTGACATTTGGCGCAGCATTTCGAGCTCTAAACTATGGGAAAGAAATGGAGCATAATCGTGACTTATGTGAAGCATCGATTACATTGGATAGGTCACAGGCATTGATGATCCCGGTGATGAGCTCTTTTAGCTTGCTTTTGATGTTCTACTTGTTCTCATCTGTCTCGCAGCTTCTCACTGCATTCACTGCTGTTGCTTCCGCATCCTCTCTTTTCTTCTGCTTGTCTCCTTATGTTGCCTATTTGAAGGCACAGTTTGGTTTAGCGGATCCATTTGTTTCACGCTGTTGCTCGAAATCTTTTACACGACTCCAAGCAATACTATTGTTAGTGTGCTCTTTCACTGTGGCTGCTTGGCTTGTTTCTGGTCATTGGATACTGAACAATTTGTTAGGCATATCTATATGCATCGCGTTTGTAAGCCATGTGCGTCTTCCAAACATCAAAATTTGCGCTATGCTCCTTGTTTGTCTATTCGTGTATGACATTTTTTGGGTTTTCTTCTCTGAAAGATTTTTTGGTGCAAATGTCATGGTATCAGTGGCAACACAGCAAGCATCAAATCCTGTGCACACCGTTGCCAATAGTATCGGTCTTCCTGGGTTGCAACTGATAACTAAGAAATTAGAGCTGCCTGTAAAGATTGTTTTTCCAAGAAATTTGTTGGGTGGTGTTGTTCCTGGAGAGAATGCGGCAGACTTCATGATGCTTGGTTTAGGAGACATG GCTATCCCAGGCATGCTACTGGCTTTAGTCCTCTGCTTTGATTATCGCAAGAGCAGGGATACAGTAAATCTCTTAGAATTACATTCCTCAAAGGGGCACAAATACATATGGTATGCGCTACCCGGGTATGCCATTGGCCTGGTAACTGCTTTGGCAGCTGGTGTCTTGACCCACTCACCTCAACCTGCACTTCTTTATCTG GTGCCTTCTACTTTGGGACCTGTAGTTGTGATATCTTGGATGAAAAGGGAGCTATTTGAGTTGTGGGAAGGAAACACCCCAAATCTCAATGATAAAGATCGCGAAATAGAAGTTTAG